One Mangrovimonas cancribranchiae DNA segment encodes these proteins:
- the xylA gene encoding xylose isomerase — protein sequence MSTITSQAYFKNINTIPFEGKDSDNPLAFKWYDENRIVAGKTLKEHLRFAMAYWHTLCDKGSDPFGVDTATFSWDKNEDALIRAKHKMDAGFEFMSKLGLPYYCFHDIDLVDEAPTLAEFEKRIQHMVEYAKQKQQETGIKLLWGTSNLFNNPRYMNGASTNPNFDVVAYAGAQAKIAIDATVALNGENYVFWGGREGYMSLLNTDMKREQEHLAMFLSMSRDYARKQGFKGTFLIEPKPMEPTKHQYDYDAATSIGFINKYNLQDDFKLNVEVNHATLAGHTFQHELQVAIDAGLLGSIDANRGDYQNGWDTDQFPINVYEITQAMIVLLEGGGIKGGGINFDAKVRRNSTDLDDRFIAHISGMDAFARGLICADHVLKNTNYKKLREERYQSFDNGNGAKFEQGNLNLEDLSAIAKSKGEPKQISGKQELYEQIIANAY from the coding sequence ATGAGTACGATAACATCACAAGCCTACTTTAAAAATATAAATACCATTCCTTTTGAAGGAAAGGATAGTGATAATCCATTAGCTTTTAAATGGTACGATGAGAATAGAATTGTAGCAGGAAAAACGCTTAAAGAGCATTTGCGTTTTGCTATGGCTTATTGGCATACATTATGCGATAAAGGTTCCGATCCGTTTGGAGTTGATACAGCAACGTTTTCATGGGATAAAAATGAAGATGCTTTAATTAGAGCAAAGCATAAAATGGATGCTGGTTTTGAATTTATGTCAAAATTAGGGCTTCCATACTATTGTTTTCACGATATCGACCTTGTTGATGAGGCACCAACTTTAGCCGAGTTTGAAAAAAGAATTCAGCACATGGTAGAGTATGCCAAACAAAAGCAACAGGAAACAGGAATAAAGCTACTTTGGGGAACTTCAAACCTGTTTAATAATCCAAGGTACATGAATGGAGCTTCAACAAATCCAAATTTTGATGTTGTAGCCTATGCAGGAGCACAAGCTAAAATAGCTATCGATGCTACCGTAGCACTAAACGGAGAAAACTATGTGTTTTGGGGCGGAAGAGAAGGCTACATGAGCTTATTAAACACCGATATGAAAAGAGAGCAAGAGCATTTAGCTATGTTTTTGTCTATGTCTAGAGATTATGCAAGAAAACAAGGGTTTAAAGGCACATTTTTAATAGAGCCAAAACCAATGGAGCCTACAAAACATCAATACGATTACGATGCGGCAACGTCAATAGGCTTCATTAATAAATATAACCTTCAAGATGATTTTAAGTTAAATGTAGAAGTTAATCATGCCACATTAGCAGGGCACACATTTCAACATGAACTTCAAGTAGCAATCGATGCTGGTCTTTTAGGAAGTATAGATGCTAACCGTGGCGATTATCAAAACGGTTGGGATACAGATCAGTTTCCAATTAATGTTTATGAAATTACGCAAGCCATGATAGTCCTGTTAGAAGGCGGCGGAATTAAAGGTGGTGGAATTAACTTTGATGCTAAAGTAAGAAGAAACTCTACAGATTTAGACGATAGGTTTATCGCTCACATATCTGGAATGGATGCTTTTGCTAGAGGATTAATTTGTGCCGATCATGTATTGAAAAATACAAACTATAAAAAATTAAGAGAAGAACGCTATCAATCTTTTGATAATGGAAATGGTGCAAAATTCGAACAAGGCAACTTAAACCTTGAAGATTTAAGTGCTATAGCCAAATCAAAAGGAGAACCAAAACAAATAAGTGGAAAGCAAGAATTGTACGAGCAAATTATTGCTAACGCTTATTAG
- a CDS encoding FGGY family carbohydrate kinase yields MYFLGIDLGSSSIKLSVFEADKQKEICAITVPEFETKIDSPKMGWGEQNPNLWWEYIKDGIQQLKKKHGVVTENIKGIGIAYQMHGLVLVDSNLEPVRPAIIWCDGRAAEIGRQYYQLIGEEVCQSQILGSPGNFTASKLKWVQENQPEVFSKASYMMLPGDFIAAKLTGVAQTSTSGLSEAALWNFKENRPAIEILQAMGISDEVIPEVVETFGHHAKVDVTIAKQLGINNKAMVTYRAGDQPNNAMSLSALKPGEVVANAGTSAVVYAVTNTNAYDKNNKVNTFLHVNNSIEEKRNGVLLCVNGSGILYQWLRKLLSVGKKEMVSYELLNSMASQAKVGSKGLRFYPFGNGVERIFNNKEVNSGIENLNFNIHQPEDLVRAACEGIVFAMNYGFDVIKSIGVSGDIVKASHANLFLSPVFRSIFANTSQTALELYKTSGAEGAARGAAYGWGYFNTLEEAFSNLNIIEHIEPDLKLSKQYQDIYQNWKKHIKIQDNNYEYDNITSLL; encoded by the coding sequence ATGTACTTTTTAGGAATAGACTTAGGTAGTTCATCAATTAAACTTTCGGTGTTTGAAGCCGATAAGCAAAAGGAAATATGTGCTATAACTGTTCCTGAGTTTGAAACAAAAATTGACTCACCTAAAATGGGGTGGGGCGAGCAAAACCCAAATCTTTGGTGGGAATACATTAAAGATGGAATTCAGCAGCTTAAAAAGAAACATGGTGTTGTAACCGAAAATATAAAAGGTATTGGAATCGCTTATCAAATGCATGGATTAGTCTTAGTCGATTCTAATCTAGAACCTGTTAGGCCTGCCATTATATGGTGTGATGGTAGGGCGGCAGAAATAGGTAGGCAGTATTACCAATTAATAGGTGAAGAGGTTTGCCAGTCCCAGATTTTAGGAAGTCCAGGAAATTTTACGGCTTCCAAGCTTAAATGGGTTCAAGAAAATCAACCAGAGGTGTTTTCTAAAGCCTCTTACATGATGTTGCCAGGAGATTTTATTGCAGCTAAATTAACAGGAGTTGCACAAACCAGTACATCGGGACTTTCAGAAGCTGCTTTATGGAATTTTAAAGAAAACCGTCCAGCCATAGAAATATTACAAGCTATGGGTATTTCGGATGAAGTAATACCTGAGGTTGTAGAAACATTTGGGCATCATGCTAAAGTTGACGTCACGATAGCAAAGCAATTAGGAATCAATAATAAAGCCATGGTGACTTACCGTGCAGGAGATCAGCCTAACAACGCGATGTCCTTAAGCGCATTAAAACCAGGTGAGGTAGTGGCAAATGCAGGAACTTCTGCAGTTGTATATGCGGTTACTAATACAAATGCTTACGATAAAAATAATAAGGTAAATACATTTCTACATGTTAATAATTCAATAGAGGAAAAACGAAACGGTGTATTACTTTGTGTAAACGGCTCAGGAATCTTATACCAATGGCTTAGAAAACTATTGTCTGTTGGTAAAAAAGAAATGGTTTCATATGAGTTGCTAAATTCTATGGCATCTCAAGCCAAAGTGGGAAGCAAAGGCTTGCGTTTTTACCCTTTTGGTAATGGTGTTGAGCGAATTTTTAACAACAAAGAAGTAAACTCAGGAATTGAAAACCTGAACTTTAATATTCATCAACCTGAAGATTTGGTTAGAGCTGCTTGTGAAGGTATTGTGTTTGCCATGAATTATGGTTTTGATGTTATAAAGTCAATAGGTGTTTCTGGAGATATCGTTAAAGCCTCGCATGCTAATTTGTTTTTAAGTCCTGTATTCAGATCCATTTTTGCTAACACATCTCAAACAGCATTAGAACTTTATAAAACTTCAGGTGCAGAGGGTGCAGCTAGAGGTGCTGCATACGGTTGGGGGTATTTTAACACCTTAGAAGAAGCCTTTTCAAATTTAAATATTATAGAACATATAGAGCCCGATTTGAAACTCTCAAAACAATACCAAGATATATATCAAAACTGGAAAAAACATATAAAAATTCAAGATAATAATTATGAGTACGATAACATCACAAGCCTACTTTAA